A single Cnuibacter physcomitrellae DNA region contains:
- the aroA gene encoding 3-phosphoshikimate 1-carboxyvinyltransferase, translated as MSVSRNSTPRFDPYGDSTPAADAANWPAPSPQGPLDARLRLPGSKSITNRELVLSALADGPSLLRAPLHSRDSDLMVEALRSFGTVVDRVAGDGRFGPDLAITPAEELAGSTTIDCGLAGTVMRFTPPVAALALGPTTFDGDEGARRRPMSTTISSLRALGVDVADDGLGALPFTVHGSGRVAGGDLEIDASASSQFVSGLLLAGARFDDGLRLTHSGARLPSQPHIDMTVAALRARGVDVSTPEPGRWVVSPGPIAGRTVDIEPDLSNAAPFLAAALVAGGTVRIDGWPESTTQVGDDLADLLPLFGATVERVDGALVVRGSGTITAVTVDLSTGGELAPALVALATLADGPSEITGIGHIRHHETDRLAALVAEITALGGGAEELPDGIRITPRPMHGGVWHSYDDHRMATAGAIIGLAIPDVDIEDIGTTAKTLPEFPELWHDLVRSTR; from the coding sequence ATGTCCGTCTCCAGAAATTCCACGCCGCGCTTCGATCCGTACGGCGATTCCACGCCCGCCGCCGACGCGGCGAACTGGCCTGCGCCGAGTCCGCAGGGGCCGCTCGACGCGCGACTGCGACTCCCGGGGTCGAAGTCGATCACCAACCGGGAGCTGGTGCTCTCGGCACTCGCCGACGGGCCGTCCCTGCTTCGGGCGCCGCTCCACTCGCGCGACAGCGACCTCATGGTCGAGGCGCTCCGGTCGTTCGGCACGGTCGTGGATCGGGTCGCCGGCGACGGCCGCTTCGGACCAGACCTCGCGATCACGCCGGCCGAGGAGCTCGCCGGCTCGACGACGATCGACTGCGGCCTCGCCGGGACGGTCATGCGGTTCACCCCGCCGGTCGCAGCGCTGGCGCTCGGCCCCACGACGTTCGACGGCGACGAGGGCGCCCGGCGTCGCCCGATGTCCACCACGATCTCCTCGCTCCGCGCGCTGGGGGTCGACGTCGCCGACGACGGGCTCGGGGCGCTCCCGTTCACCGTCCACGGCAGCGGCCGGGTCGCCGGTGGCGACCTCGAGATCGACGCCTCGGCATCCAGCCAGTTCGTCTCCGGTCTGCTGCTGGCCGGTGCGCGGTTCGACGACGGGCTGCGGCTGACGCATTCCGGCGCGCGGCTCCCCAGCCAACCGCACATCGACATGACGGTCGCGGCGCTGCGCGCCCGCGGGGTCGACGTGTCCACCCCCGAGCCGGGCCGGTGGGTCGTCTCCCCCGGTCCGATCGCGGGCCGCACGGTCGACATCGAACCGGACCTGTCCAACGCGGCGCCGTTCCTCGCGGCGGCACTGGTCGCCGGAGGCACCGTCCGCATCGACGGCTGGCCGGAGAGCACGACCCAGGTCGGGGATGACCTCGCCGACCTCCTGCCGCTCTTCGGTGCAACGGTCGAGCGCGTCGACGGGGCCCTCGTGGTCCGGGGCAGCGGGACGATCACCGCGGTCACCGTCGACCTCAGCACCGGCGGCGAGCTGGCCCCGGCCCTGGTCGCTCTCGCGACGCTCGCCGACGGCCCGAGCGAGATCACCGGGATCGGCCACATCCGGCACCACGAGACCGACCGGCTCGCCGCGCTCGTCGCCGAGATCACCGCCCTCGGGGGCGGCGCCGAGGAGCTGCCGGACGGCATCCGGATCACCCCACGGCCGATGCACGGCGGCGTCTGGCACAGCTACGACGACCACCGGATGGCCACGGCCGGTGCGATCATCGGGCTCGCGATCCCCGACGTCGACATCGAGGACATCGGCACGACGGCGAAGACGCTCCCCGAGTTCCCCGAGCTGTGGCACGACCTGGTGAGGTCGACGCGGTGA
- the rsgA gene encoding ribosome small subunit-dependent GTPase A: MSWWADDEDDDEPELDESDVRIRPNPRGTRPRSKTRPKHEDAVVGRVMTVDRGRFGVLVDEDTDSEHEIIASRARELGRTPIVTGDFVDVVGDVSGEPGSLARVVRVRERSTVLRRSADDTDAVERVIVANADQMLIVVAATNPEPRARLVDRYLVAAFDAGIDPILCITKTDLADPAEFLAEFDALDLTVVTLSKDAIPHERLDGLLAGHTTVAVGHSGVGKSTLVNALVPGADRAIGHVNAVTGRGRHTSSSTLCLRFTAEDGRKGWIVDTPGVRSFGLGHVDPENIIRSFAVSAVIPPGEPPDGIPLSDAHDWEIIDRLEAGELGESGRARIESLQKLLETRTDRPTP; encoded by the coding sequence GTGAGCTGGTGGGCGGACGACGAGGACGACGACGAGCCGGAGCTCGACGAGTCCGACGTCCGCATCCGCCCCAACCCCCGTGGCACGAGGCCGCGGTCGAAGACGCGGCCGAAGCACGAGGACGCGGTCGTCGGCCGGGTGATGACCGTGGATCGCGGGCGCTTCGGCGTGCTGGTCGACGAGGACACCGACTCGGAGCACGAGATCATCGCCTCCCGGGCCCGCGAGCTCGGGCGCACGCCCATCGTCACGGGAGACTTCGTCGACGTCGTGGGGGACGTCAGCGGCGAGCCGGGCTCCCTGGCTCGGGTCGTGCGGGTGCGGGAGCGCTCGACCGTGCTGCGTCGCAGTGCGGACGACACGGACGCGGTGGAGCGAGTCATCGTCGCCAATGCGGATCAGATGCTCATCGTCGTCGCCGCGACCAACCCCGAACCCCGTGCGCGACTCGTCGACCGCTACCTCGTGGCGGCGTTCGACGCGGGGATCGACCCCATCCTGTGCATCACCAAGACCGATCTCGCCGATCCCGCCGAGTTCCTCGCGGAGTTCGACGCGCTCGATCTCACGGTCGTCACCCTGTCGAAGGACGCGATCCCCCACGAGCGCCTCGACGGTCTGCTCGCCGGGCACACCACGGTGGCCGTGGGGCACTCGGGCGTCGGCAAGTCGACGCTCGTCAACGCCCTCGTCCCCGGCGCCGACCGAGCGATCGGACACGTGAACGCCGTCACCGGGAGGGGCCGGCACACGTCCTCGTCCACCCTCTGCCTGCGCTTCACCGCCGAAGACGGCAGGAAGGGCTGGATCGTCGACACCCCCGGCGTGCGCTCCTTCGGACTCGGGCACGTGGATCCGGAGAACATCATCCGATCGTTCGCGGTCTCGGCGGTCATCCCCCCTGGCGAGCCGCCGGACGGCATCCCGCTCAGCGACGCGCACGACTGGGAGATCATCGACCGCCTCGAGGCCGGTGAGCTCGGCGAGAGCGGACGGGCCCGGATCGAGTCGCTGCAGAAGCTGCTCGAGACGAGGACGGACCGACCCACCCCGTAG